The DNA region CTCGCGCAGCCGCGCGAGAACCCCACGGATCTCGGTGATGACCCGGTCGGCGGGGACGGCGACGTACGCGACGCCGACGCCGGCCGAGCCGCGCAGCCCGAGCCCGCCGGCGGCCTCGATGACGTCGGCCAGACCGGAGAGCCGGAAGGTCACCTTGATCCTGACGTGCCTGTCGCTGGTGTCGCCCCACGGGTACCGGCCCCAGCCGGCGGGCGGCCGGTCGCTGATCTCGGCGCCGGGAAGCAGCTGCTTCAGGACGGCCGTACGTCCCGCCACGCCCTCCGGGCGTCCCTCGACCAGCACGTCGACCTGCAGCCCGTCAGCGGTGGCGTCCACCTCGAGACCGGAGGGCACCGTCTGGGAGTGCAGGACCGCCTGGGTGAGCTCGGCGGCGTGCGCCGCGTCGCGCGCGGCGACGCCGACCCAGCGTCGGCTCTGCGGGACCGGGTGGAGCCGGAAGGTCGCCTCGGTGACCACCGCGAGCGTGCCCATCGAGCCGACCAGGAGCTTGCCGACGTCGTAGCCGGCGACGTTCTTGACGACCTTGCCACCGGCCTTGGCGACCACGCCGTCGGCGCGCACCATCGTCACCCCGATGAGCAGGTCGCGCATGGTGCCGGCGAGCATCCGCAACGGGCCGCTGGTGTTGGCCGCCAGGGTGCCGCCGACGGTCGCGCCGGCCAGGGTCTCGTCGAGCGCGAGGCGCTGGTCGGCGGTGGCGACCTGCTCGTTCAGCCGGGCCAGCGGCGTGCCGGCTCCGACGGTGGCGATCAGGTCGCCGGAGGCGTGCTCGATCACCTGGTCCAGCGCGGAGAGGTCGAGCAGGATGTCGGCCGAGGTCGGCGGGTTGCCCCAGCGCAGCTTGGTGCCGGCTCCGGTCGGGACCACGGACTCCCCCGCCGACGCCGCGGCGCGCATGATCTCGGCGACCTCGGCGGTGCTCGCCGGGCGCTCGATGCGGCCGGGGCGTACGCCGGAGATGGACCGTGTTGGTCTCGACACGCTCGCTTCGCTCGCGGCTCGACCGGCGATGGAATCGCTCATCAGAAGACCTCCGCGACGCCGGCCTGCTGCAGCGGGTGCGCGCCCTGACGCCGGCCCGGGCGCTCTCCGCACAGGCGTGGGGTCGGGAAGATCTTGCCCGGGTTGGAGATCCGGTCCGGGTCGAAGGCGCACCGGACGAGCTGCATGGTGTCGAGGTCGTCAGCGGCGTACATCTTCGGCATGTGGCCCGCCTTGTCGGCGCCGACGCCGTGCTCGCCGGTGATCGAGCCGCCGTGCTGCAGGCAGAGGTCGAGGATCCCGCGGCTGACCTCCTCGGCGGCGTCCCCGGCGCCGGGGACGGCGTCGTCGAAGAGCACCAGCGGATGCAGGTTGCCGTCGCCTGCATGGAAGACGTTGGCGACGCGTACGCCGGAGCGCTCGGAGAGCTCCGCGATCGCCCGCAGCACCTCGGGCAGGGCGGTCCGCGGGATGACGCCGTCCTGCACGATGTAGTCGGGGCTGATCCGGCCGACGGCGGCGAAGGCGGACTTGCGACCCTTCCAGATCAGGAACCGCTCCTCGGCGGTCTTCGCGGTGCGGATCTCGAAAGCGCCGGTCTCCTCGCAGAACCGGACCACGTCGGCGTACTCCGCGTCCACCTCGGCGGCCGGACCGTCCAGCTCGATGACCAGCACCGCGCCCGCGCCGTCGGGATAGTTGCAGTGCACCGCGGCCTCGGCGGCCTCGATCGCGAGCGCGTCCATCATCTCGATCGCCGCCGGCACGATGCCGGCCGCGATGATCGCGGACACCGCGGCACCGGCCCGGTCGGTGGAGTCGAAGCCCACCAGCAGAGTGACCACCTTCTCCGGCAGGCGCACCAACCGCACCGTCACCTCGGTGACGATCCCGAGGGTGCCCTCCGAGCCGACGACGGCGCCGAGCAGGTCGTAGCCGGGACTGTCGGGAGCATCCCCGCCGAGGCGTACGCGGTCGCCGTCGGCGGCCACGAACTCGGCGGCGAGCACGTGGTTGGTCGTGAAGCCGTACTTGAGGCAGTGGGCACCGCCGGAGTTCTCGGCGACGTTGCCGCCGATCGAGCAGACCTGCTGGCTGGAGGGGTCCGGCGCGTAGTAGTAGCCCTCCGGGGTCGCCGCCCGGGTGACGTCGAGGTTGATGACGCCGGGCTCGACGACGGCGCGCTGGTCCTCGCGCCGGACCTCCTTGATGGCCCGCAGCCGCGAGGTGACCACCAAGACACCCTCGGCGTGCGGCAGGCTGCCGCCGGAGAGCCCCGTGCCGGAGCCGCGGGCGACGTACGGGATCTGCAGCTCGGCACAGCACCGGACGATCGCGGCGAGCTGCTCGGCGGTCTCCGGGATCACCACGAGCGCCGGGGTGACCCGGTAGTGGGCCAGCCCGTCGCACTCGTACGTCCGCAGCCTGGCGTGGTCGGTGATCACGCCGTCCTCGGGGAGGAGCGCCCGCGCCCGCCGGATCAGAGTCTCCAGAGGTGTCAGGCCCATCGTTCCCTCGATTTCGTATCGCGGAATCTTCCTTCTGCCCCCTGGAACTTTAGGGCACAGAGGGCAGTGAGGGCAATGGTTTGCTGTGACTCACGTCACCAACTGTCCCGGGTCGGCCGGGTCGACCGTCCCGGGCTGGGCGAGCTGCTCCGGCCGGAGCAGGTGCGCGAGCCGCTCCGGCGAGATCAGGTTGCGCTCGAGGATCAGCTCGGCGACGCCACGACCGCTGCGGAGCGCCTCGCGGGCGATCTCGGTCGCGGCGACGTACCCGATCTCCGGGTTGAGCGCGGTGACGAGCCCGATGGAGCGCTCGACCTGGGCACGGGTCAGCTCTGCGTTGACCGTGATGCCACGTACGCAGCGCTCGGCGAGCACGCGGCACGCGGCGGCCAGGTGGGTGATGCTGGCGACCAGGGAGTGCAGGATGACCGGCTCGAAGGCGTTGAGCTGGAGCTGGCCCGCCTCGGCGGCCATGGTGACGGTGACGTCGTTGCCGATCACCTCGAACGCGACCTGGTTGACGACCTCCGGGATGACCGGGTTGACCTTGCCCGGCATGATCGAGGACCCGGCCTGGACCGGCGGCAGGTTGATCTCACCGAGCCCGGCTCGCGGCCCGGAGGAGAGCAGCCGCAGGTCGTTGCAGGTCTTGGATACCTTGACCGCGACCCGCTTGAGCACGCCGGAGAGGTGGACGAACGCCCCGCAGTCCTGGGTCGCCTCGATCAGGTCCGGCGCGGTGATCAGCGGCAGGCCGGTGATCTC from Nocardioides luteus includes:
- a CDS encoding FAD-binding oxidoreductase, whose product is MSDSIAGRAASEASVSRPTRSISGVRPGRIERPASTAEVAEIMRAAASAGESVVPTGAGTKLRWGNPPTSADILLDLSALDQVIEHASGDLIATVGAGTPLARLNEQVATADQRLALDETLAGATVGGTLAANTSGPLRMLAGTMRDLLIGVTMVRADGVVAKAGGKVVKNVAGYDVGKLLVGSMGTLAVVTEATFRLHPVPQSRRWVGVAARDAAHAAELTQAVLHSQTVPSGLEVDATADGLQVDVLVEGRPEGVAGRTAVLKQLLPGAEISDRPPAGWGRYPWGDTSDRHVRIKVTFRLSGLADVIEAAGGLGLRGSAGVGVAYVAVPADRVITEIRGVLARLRETTGRHGGSTVVLDAPQAIKEQLDLWGPVPALELMRRVKDEFDPDHRLSPGRFVGGI
- a CDS encoding FAD-linked oxidase C-terminal domain-containing protein yields the protein MGLTPLETLIRRARALLPEDGVITDHARLRTYECDGLAHYRVTPALVVIPETAEQLAAIVRCCAELQIPYVARGSGTGLSGGSLPHAEGVLVVTSRLRAIKEVRREDQRAVVEPGVINLDVTRAATPEGYYYAPDPSSQQVCSIGGNVAENSGGAHCLKYGFTTNHVLAAEFVAADGDRVRLGGDAPDSPGYDLLGAVVGSEGTLGIVTEVTVRLVRLPEKVVTLLVGFDSTDRAGAAVSAIIAAGIVPAAIEMMDALAIEAAEAAVHCNYPDGAGAVLVIELDGPAAEVDAEYADVVRFCEETGAFEIRTAKTAEERFLIWKGRKSAFAAVGRISPDYIVQDGVIPRTALPEVLRAIAELSERSGVRVANVFHAGDGNLHPLVLFDDAVPGAGDAAEEVSRGILDLCLQHGGSITGEHGVGADKAGHMPKMYAADDLDTMQLVRCAFDPDRISNPGKIFPTPRLCGERPGRRQGAHPLQQAGVAEVF